In Setaria viridis chromosome 5, Setaria_viridis_v4.0, whole genome shotgun sequence, the genomic stretch AACCCCCTGCCTTTCCTGTATCAGACTGGTCAAGCATGGCAGAAGAATTTGTCATCAGATCATTATCTCCTTTGGATGGTTCTTGGTATGTCACCCTTGCATCACAAAAAGGAACGTCTGGTGACCTAGGAGCCTTTTGTTCAGCCTCCATAGAAGGAATACCATCTTTTCCCTGATTTACAAGTTCCATCCTCAGACCTGTTGTATTGTTACTGCCCCACAATTTTCTAGACCTTTTTGGCTCACCCACAAAACCACCTGCCTTTTCTTTATCAGACTGGTCGAGCTTCGCAGAAGAATTTGTCAGAAAAAAGTTATCTCCGTTGGTTGGTTCTTGGTATGTCACTCTTTCATCACAAAAAGGAACTTCCGGCAACCTAGGAGCCTTTTGTTCAGCCTCCAAAGATGCCATACCATCTTTTACTTGATTTACATGTTCCATTCTCAAAACTGTTGTATTGCTACTGTCCCACAATTTCCTAAACCTTCTTGGCTCACCTGCAAAACCCTCTGCCTTTTCTTTCTCAGACTGGTCGAGCTTGGTGAAGGAATTTGTCATCAGATCGTTATTTCCTTGGCATGCAGCTTCATTAGGTCTGCATCTCTGATCATTGCTAACCAGTTCATAAAATTCAGCATCTGATGTCCAATTTCCTAATTGTTCTAGTTCACTGCCATTTTGCATCATCTCCTGAGGCTTCCCCGGTGATATAAATCCCTTTTTGTCACGATCACAGTGAACGGGCTTAAGTGCACCACCGACCCTATTCTTATCCAGCAAAGTTATATCGTTGTTTTGATTTTCCTCTTTTGCCAATCTTCTCACGTTCAGTTTTTCTTCAAATAGGTGCACATCTTCAGGTGCCTTACGTTCCTTAATTTCAGTTGATTTTGTGCTTCTGTGATGAGCTGGCTTCTTCCGGAATTTAAAACTGTCGCCTTTTCTCTCCATCAAGTCTTTTGCAGCTTTTAATCTGGCTTCAGCAAATTCCATTGCTTCCttcatggcagcagcagcagctgagtTAGGATTGACATCAGCATCTCCATGTTCTTTGTTTCCATTTTTATTAAGCGATTTTGATGGTGGTATTGGTGGTGGTTGCACTTTGATTGGTGCTGCTGGAATGCTGATGTCGGATGCCCTTAAGAATGGATAATCAGGAGAAGGTGCTTCCTCGCTTGACACTGAATGGATGCTAGACCTCTTGTGAAAGCTGTCATCCTCACAAATATTTTCAGAGATGGGGGCGCATGTTGGGATATGCATATGCTGCTGCTGACAAACTACTGAAGCACTATTAGCACTCTTCAGGCCGATGGCTGCAGCATTCTGTAGGCTCATCTTCTCAGGGGAAAGTGCTTCCTCGCTTGACACTGAATGGATGCTAGACCTCTTGTTAAAGCTTACATCCTCACAAATATTTTCAGAGATGGGGGGGCTTGTTGggatatgctgctgctgctgatcaaCTACTGAAGCACAATTAGCACTCTTCAGGCCAACGGCTGCAGCATTCTGTGGGATCATCGTCTCAGGGGAAGGTGTTTCCTCGCTTGACACTGAATGGTTGCTAGACCTCTTGTTAAAGCTTTCATCCTCACAAATATTTTCAGAGATGGAGGGGCATGTTGGGATATGCAGCTGCTGATCAACTACTGACTCACTATTAGCACTCTTCAGGCCAACAGCCGCAGCATTCTGTGGGCTCATCTTCTCTTTCACACCATTAGCATGTGCCCCGGTGTCCGTTACTGGGACATTATCCATTTCTGAATCATTTGACAAATTGCAAGAGTCAACCACATAGCTAATTGAAGGTTCCACTATGCAAGTGGTCATTTCAACAACATCATCTGGTCTTCCCCTGGAGGCCTTGTTATATGACATGCTGAACCTTTGATCGCCATCTGGATGAAAGGAGACTGGATAAAATTGCTCCACATCAAAGTGTTGGTCGCAACAAGCATTTGGATACTGTTGATAGAGTATAGATGGCTCAGCGTCTAACTGGCCAGATTCTTTTCTGATTGACGATCTGTAGATATGGAATACAAGGCATAAGTTAGAAACAATAAAACATGACATCTGCATTCATTGTTGccaattataaaaaaaaaggaataagtTCACTTCATACACCTGCAATTTCCCCAAAAAGACAAACACTGAACTACAAATGACGAATTAAAAACAAGAGAAAAGAACTCTAAAGGAAGGATGATGTTGAACTTAGGGAGTGAAGCAGGGTTTGTCACAGTTGTCAATCGCATTTCAAGAGCACGCTTTTTAGGTAAATCTTACCTTGAAGAGTTTTGGGAACATAGGATCAGAATTTGTAACTGACCATCATCATCATGGCACATATCTAGTTGACACGTCAATGACCAGTAACAAAAACATGCAAGGAAACTTAATTGTTAGAAAGTTGTCCAAATCACCTGAACAGCAGCATTTTAAAAGCAAGATCCTTAGGTGAAATTCTGAGTTTCGCAATCACATCTCAAAGTTTACACCAACTCCAGAGTTGAGAAGAAAAGGCAGCACTTCAACCTGAAGGAACTACTTTTGTCCAGAAGGACTAAAACAACTCTAGATATATGTCGCATCCAGCCTCACCAATGGCACAAGCTCCACAGCACACGCAGGAGACTAAAATGGTGAGCATTGAGCCCGTGACGAAATATAGCACTTCACCTAACTCAATCACCTTTATCTTTATGGATCAGAAAATTTGCGGTACACGTAGCTTGGAAACGACATTCCACCATCCTACTCATACAAAATTAGCGGACATGGAAAAGGAGAGGGAAATCAGGATGTAAATTGGTAACGCAAAGGCAGCATTTCGTCCCCACAATGGTGGATGGTAAAGATGAGCAATGCCTCCACAGCAGACCTTAAGCCCCCATTAACCCCTTTCCTCTAAAAGCACGAGTAAAACGAGAGCCCCAAAATTGGAACAGGAGGCCACCATCCTTAGCTCAAAACAGTGACCCTCACGCAACAGCGGCACAACGAGGCTGGGAAAATAACGAAATCCTGAAAATGGGGCCAGAATTGGTACCTGGAGCTCCCGCTCGGCGACGCGATCTCCTCCGCCATACACTCCGCCCCGGGGAGCATCTCCTCGTACGGCGCCGCGAAGTCCCCGAAGTCGAAGCGGCCGAAGATCTCTCCgtacccgccggcgccggcgccgactcCGTCGGCAACGGCCGGGGGCAGGTCGAGGTAGGGGATGGAGCAGGaggccgcgacgccgccgaaCACCTCCGCGtagtccgccggcgccgcccccgccccctcgGCGAACGCCGGAGGCGGCGCGAACCGCGGGGGCCCTCCGAACACGTCGCCGTAGGAGGACGCCGCcagcgcagccgccgccgcgtccgacGCCTTCCGCCGGTGGCGACGCTCCCGGTGgggccgccgcggtggcggtgCCGTGGCGAgctcctccatggccgccgtcttcagagagaggaggggcggcaagcggggcgggggaggagagggggagagcAGCGCAGcaccacgccaccaccggcTTGGTGATTCAATTTCAAATAGGTTTGGTTTGATTGCGTCGGGAGTTTGGCTGTTTGggggtggtggcctggtggggaaTGAGAAGGACTGGTGCATCGAGTGGTAGGTGGAGCCGGGTGCAGGTGGCATTTTTATTTGGGTCGACGTGGTGGGGCCGGACGTCCGTCCAGTCACCACTgtcctcgccgtcggcggggGGTCAGATTAGGTTGTCCGGCGGCGACTTCGGTCAGCGGGGGCAGCTGGGGTAAACAGGATGGCACTGCTGTAAACAGGATCTGAGATTTCGCATTTCGATGTATTCTTTTTCTGTGTCACGGGTGAAAACACCGAAATTTCACTAAAATTTTAACAGAGATTTCTACAATGTACTAATAACTTTTGGGTATTTTGATTCTTGACAAATGACAAGCCTTAACATGAGTATGCACATCCATGCAACGGATAAGAATCGACAATGCACCTAAAAGAAAATATGGGCCTAGAATAGCATGCTTACAACACAGTATAAAGACTAAGCTAACAACCAAATTTCTGTTTTGTATTACTTTGTTTCTCACTGAAACGGTGAAATTTGCAAAATTCGAGCCCTGGTTGTAAATATTTTTCCCTAAATAAATAACCGACATGATAAATTTGGCCCAATGGAGAATTTGATCATATGTGTTGTGATCTTGCAATGCATGGAGCTAAATGATATATGTACCGTTTATTACAGCCAAAAATTGCTATTAATTTTTCCGATAAATAAATGTGAGTGGAATATAGGGAGGTAAATATGAGAAGTCGGTTCGAGCATCCTGAGAAGTAAAAGTAAAATGTGGAAGCTGAATGAGTTTCCCTTTCTTGGATAAATAGATGAATAAATATGAGTAGTGGGTTAGAGTTGCTCAATTCTCTGTAAATAACCTGAGCTGACTATACTATGGTATGGATAGATTATTACGGGCGTTAAGCAAGGTTTGGTAAGAAAGTTGTGTCGGAGCGAAGCAAACACGCTCTCACGGTGAACTAAAGCATGCATGCCATTGGCCTCAACTACAGGAAGAAAAGGAGTAACCTGCAAGCGAAGTTGCTTGGCAGGATGGCACCGGCGATGAAAGGGATTATGGCCGGCGATGAGCAGGCGCAGGCGTGTTGAATGGGACGATCGACGAAGTGTCGGAGGTGGTCGGCGGGGAGGCGGGCAACGGGATCCCAATGCCAACATAATACTACGTACGGAGACGAAAATTGTCCAAGACCGGACAACGGGACAACCCAACTTGTCGGATCGGTACCAAAGAGCGCCCGTGAGATTTGGATGGTTTCCGGCAgccgctcgtcgtcgtcctcgcaaAAGACAAGCCCGCCACGCGTACACGGGCACACACACATGGTGCGCGGCGTCCGTGCATGCCGCGTACGTGGATCAACCGCCCCGGCGCTAGCTTTTCTTctatgccgccgccgcggccaactCGAGCCGTAAAACGTGGTGTGGTGCAGTGGgtgcgccgtgcgcgcgcgGAGGCCCGCCCTGACTGGCCGGATCGGACCGGACAGGTTGCGCTGGACCTGCTAAGCACCGCATCGCACACGTCCTACTCGCTACGTTCAATTCGGTCGTCCTCGCGCAAGCTGTTCGTGCATGTTCTTCGTTCTCCATGCACGTTGAGCCGTTGAGGTTGCCAATTGATTAAGCcctccctccaaactcccaactttaacactatgtaaaaaaaaattccccataacatcaaacttgcggtacatgcatggagtactaaatgtagacgaaatcaaaaactaattgcacagttttgttgtactttgcgagacgaatcttttgagcctaattagtcaatatttgaataataatttacaaatacaaacgaaacgctacagttacgTATTTATGACAAAATACCAATTTTGGCACTTCTAAATTGGGAGCTAAACAAGACCTAAGTTTCCGAATCACAACCAACCAGCCAGCCAGCTCGATCGATCATTATGATGCAATCGATGGATGGTTACCTGcattcattcaaaaaaaaagtggatGGTTACCTGCTATTgtcttgtgagttgtgacatgCATCGATGATCATGCATGGCATGGCAATGATTCCACTTCTCCGGATCCGCGTATTTTGCTCCGATATATGCCGTGCGGATGATCTCAGTGGGTGATGTGCGTGTTCCCTTTGCGGGCACTGGGCACAAATGATTGTCGCTTCAGGGTTGGGCTATGGTCTTCCTATATGTGTCCCATCACCCTAGCTTGTTCTTcccttaatctaaaaaataaGCCTGTTCTTCCAAGATGCACATGCTTTTAAGCAATAAGTCATACTGTCATACATACTCCATATAGCAGGCATATACTCCACATAAGTTACTAGTTTAACATGGTTGGTCCAACCCACAGACACAGGCCACGATTGTTGTGGTGCGCGCATGTGAGCGTCCAAAACAGTCAAAGACTCACAGTCACCAAATAATAGTACGCTGATGCACTGGAAGCGAGATGGCCCTTAAATGCCAAACCGACATGGCTGGATGACGTTGACACCTCGAGGCGTTGGAGCAATCATTTGTAGAGGAAAGATTTGGCCAAGCCTGCCGCTATTTCTATTGTCTTCGTTCTCTCCATCCTCTGCTTGCTTTTCCATTGGTTGGGTGTAGGACACTTTTGTGTTGGATATATATACTTGGATCCACCGAAAGGGGCCAGGGAGCCGAGATCCTCCCAAGAGCAAGAGGCGCCCCACTACTCCTTGTCATGAAGTAGCTAGAATGCTAGATAGTGCCCTCCAAATGGCTGCAAAGTTTCCCCGCCGGCGATCTCACTTCCTGCTGGCCGGGCAAAAGTCTAGGGGGGACACCGGAGAGAGGACAGGAGGACAAAGGTCCGGCCCGGCTTCGCGGATTCTTCTGCCGCCCGTGCACGCATGTGAGGCCAACAAACAAAGCACGGGATCTTTGCACGAAACTTTTCGAGGGGATGGATATTCTTTGGACAAATGATGTACTTTGGGGGTTATAGGCTTCTATGGAGCTGACGCTGATGTCACCGATGAGTATCAGCACAAAAAATTATTGGGTTGAGACTCAACGAATTTGCTCCGGCCGGGCCTGTCAGCATTAAGTAAGCTTGTATCCAATATATATGGGCTTAATTTGAGATGGGCTTGGTCGTACTATGGCCCATGGTCTTGCCACTTTCTAACCCACTCGGTGGtggcgtgctgctgctgcgctaGCCAATCTGCGGAGAGGAAATTAAAATTTTGTAGCAGAGTCTACGTACACATAAAACGTTGAGCTCGCAATTCGTATGGCTGTACGCCTGTACTACGTACACATATCCACTGCAAACTTCTTGCAGAGGAGTTCGTTACAACTTGCAGGGACGAAATAAATTGCAGGAGCTTGCTTGCAACTTGCAGGGAATTGTGCGGGTCGCCGCTTCAGCACTTGGGCAAATCCTTGGGTGGCGGCAAAACCGACTCATCGgggccgtcgccgtcctccacCAGGAAGGCCATCTTCAGGCCCCAGCTCGTGTGCACCTCCAGATGGCAGTGCAAGAACCAGACCCCTGGGTTGTCCGCCCTGAACCGGATCGCCGTCCACCCACCGGCGGGCACGCCGACGGTGTTCCTCTCCGGCGGGTCGACGAGGTTGTACTTGGCGGGGTCCTTGGCCGGGTCGAAGTTGCCGACGCCCCTGccgacgacgaagaagttgtAGCCGTGGAGGTGGAACGGGTGCGACTCCACGGACAGCAGGTTGGTGTCCTGCAGCACCAGCTCCACGGAGGCGTTGTACGCGACCCTGCTCAGCCTCGTGCCCAGCGACGTGCCGAGCCCCGCCGTGAGCGGCGCGCCCGTGTAGTTGAACCGCGCCGGCGGGCGGTCGGGGAAGTCGGCGGCGAAGACGCCCTTCAGGCCCCCGTAGTGCGCCTGCAGCAGCGCCACCCGGGGCATCACGAACGTGATGTTGTTCAGCGACGCCGCGAGGCGGGAACCCTTCGGGCACGACGCGCACGGGTCGATGTTCAGCCCGATGGCGTACAGCAGGCGCCGGTCCACGGCgagcggcacggcggcggggtaCCGCGCCGAGTTCAGGCTCCGGAGCCTGTCGTGGAACGCGGCCACGAAGCCCGTGCCGTTGGTTTCGGGCatcagccgcggcggcgccgggagcacggaggcggggacgccgGCGTACTGGAGGATGGCAGTGGCCGTCTTGTTGTCCGCGGGGACGGCCGCGTCGTTGAATGGCTTGGCGGCCATGAAGTAGCGGCCGGGCCTCTGGTCCGCCCGGACGAGCACGTTGGTGGTCTGCCCCGGGGAGAGCTGGATGGTGGACGCCAAGAGCGGCTTGGTGTAGGTCGCGTCGATCTCCACCACAGTCATGGTGTGGCCGGCGATCGAGAAGAAGAGCTCGTCGTTCACCGCGGCGTTGATGATCCGGAGGAGGTACGTCTTCCCCCACTGCACCTGCAGCGCGTACGTATCTGAAGCACGTGTACGTACGTACGGACACGGTTAGTGACACCAATACCTTTGCCTTGAATAATCATTAACTAACAGTGCAAAAGTACCAAGAACCCAGACAGATCATCATAAACTATCACACGCACGCACGTTTGTCGGAGCACGGGAAGAGCGGGCCGGGCTTGCCGTTGATGGTGTGCGCGTCGGAGGTGTTGGGCGCCATGCCCAGCGCGCGCCCCTGCTTCTCCACGGCCTCCACGTCGGCGTGCCACCACTCGCCTGCCATACCGATCAGTACTATACGAGCATTAGAGAACGTAATGACCAGTCGGTGATCTGAATCGATCGATCTGCTCATCACGCACCCAGGATGATCTCGACCTCGGCGTCGGGCTTTGGGAACGGGTAGGGCACGCCGCGGGcggggaggacgacgatggcgccgTGGACGGTGGCGCGGAGCCAGGCGATGTGCGCGTGCCACCACAGCGTCCCGCGCTGGCCCGTGACGTTGAAGTCGTAGGCGTAGGTGCCGCCGGGCTGGATGGGGCACTGCGTCACGTACGCCGGCCCGTCCGCCCACCCGTTCCGGCGCTGCTTCAGGCCGTGCCAGTGGATCGTCACGTTGTGCGCGACGCGGTTGGTGACGGCCACGACGACGCGGTCCCCTTCGCGCGCGTAGATGGTCGGCCCCGGGTAGCTCCCGTTCACCGTCGCCATAGACTTGGCGTGGCACAGCCGGCTCACGTTGCTCATCACGATCTGCATGCGGAGTGCATCGTCACGCGCACAGAACAGAATTCAGAAAACACGCGAACAAGAAGAACAGTGACGATCAACATCAACGGGCGTATATATACTCACATCGAATTGGTACCGCTGGACATCAGCCTGTGCTGCTGGAAGAACAGAGAGGGCAAGAACAAGAGCCGCCGAGAGCAGCAGGGGAAGGCGGTGGTGCCGAGAGGAGGCCATCGTCATTATTGCAGCTGCCGATGAGAAACCGGAGGACGTACTTGTTCGCCGCCGGTGCGCCGTGACCGTGCGCGCTGCGCCTTATATCTTCACAGGCGTCGAGGCTGGGAGAACTGGGAAATCTGTTCGTTAGAGCTGGCGAGGTACCTTTTCTTAGTGGCTACCGGGAGAGTTGCGGCTGGAACGGTCGGGAGAGTAACGCAGGGTGGAAGCGATGCGTGAAGGAAGCTGCGACGGCGACATGAGTAGTGGTGCGAGCCCCCGATTACCCGCTGCTCGCTGAGATCTATCGGTCGACGGCGTCCAAGCCAACTGCACTGATCATCGATCCTCATCTTTTTAAAGCAGGGTATGTTCTTGGGCCTAACTGATCGATCCTAGGTTGCACACCTGTGTGTCCTTTAGCTTAAAGGAAACATGGACGTACGTGGACGCACCGTTTGCATAGCCTAGTCGTTGCTCAGAATGGAAAGCTCTCGTCGCTTGTTCGCCTTTATCGGGGCAACCGTATTCTTGGTACCAACCAGGCATAACTGGTCGATTACTGTGGGATCTGAAAATCTTAGTCTGCACATATTCTACTCTTGGCGAAATCTTAATCTGAAAGGAAACAAATGGAACTTCTGTTCACTTCTGACTTGAGGCCACCATTCCGATGCGTCGATTACACTTAAGTTTTGCTTGGTTGCAAGGGCATttaattttggaaacaatataGCATAGTGCATCTTTTTTCCCATTTTGGGAGCGTGCAATGCATAGCAAGTAACGTGTGCGCTTGCTGTGAAGAACGGTAACACACAACTGAGAACATGCTTGGTCTTATCTTCGAGGTGGGGAGACGAGAAGTGAGTAGCATGCATCTTTGAGTCACTTAGCGTTTGGATGTCAGGGGCTAAACTTCAGCCCTGTCACATCACacgttcggatgttaattagaaggactaaatatgagctaattacaaaactaatagcagaacctctaggctagatcgtgagacgaatctattaagcctaattaatccatcattagcgaatggttactgtagcaccacattgtcaaatcatggactaattaggcttaatagattcgtctcgcgatttagcctaggggttgtgcaattaattttgtaattaaactatatttaatgctcctaattagtgtcaaacatccgatgtgacaggggctaaaatttagcccctcccggggtgtttgggaggagggggctaaattctagcccccgtcacatcgaatgtttagacactaattaggagtattaaacctagactaattacaaaactaattacacaacccctaggctaaatcgcaagaggaatctattaagcctaattagtctatgatttgacaatgtggtgctacagtaaccattcactaatgatggattaattaggtttaatagattcgtctcgtgatttagcctaggggttctgcaattagtttcgtaattagcttatgtttaatcctcctaattagtatccgaacatcgatgtgacagggctaaaatttagtctcctcctcccaaacacctagaAGAGGAGACGATTCGTCGGAATTCCCCTACCCTGAGCCCCCCTGCAAAGCAGACTACCGAGAGCGGAAACTGAAAAAGTGAAAAGGTTGTTTAACAGTTGGTGGGACATCAGTACACAGAGGCACTGAGGCAAAGATACTTGTCTATAGCTGTCTGTGTATAACGGCCAGTGAAAGTGTAGCATACGCTACACCTAAGATCTCACCATTGCCAATGGATTGGCTTCAAAGCGAGACAGCAGACTCCAAACGGAACAAGTTTCTTCGATCCCCGGCGCCCATTGAGTCACTAAACTGACCATGGTTTCCATACTGGACCAAATAGATGGGAATGGGAACATGGTTTCCGTAGCCGTAGAAATGATGCAAAGCATAAACTGGTGCCCTAAGAGAACTGAATCACACATATATGTTTTTGATTAGCTGAATCACACAGTTAATCATCCACACAGCACACTAGTACTATAATAATAAAAGCTATAAATGGAATGTCATTAGTTGGTACTTATGGTTATGCAGTGTTTTCTACCGAAGCCACTCTTGTCCGCCAACCCAA encodes the following:
- the LOC117855868 gene encoding laccase-2, giving the protein MTMASSRHHRLPLLLSAALVLALSVLPAAQADVQRYQFDIVMSNVSRLCHAKSMATVNGSYPGPTIYAREGDRVVVAVTNRVAHNVTIHWHGLKQRRNGWADGPAYVTQCPIQPGGTYAYDFNVTGQRGTLWWHAHIAWLRATVHGAIVVLPARGVPYPFPKPDAEVEIILGEWWHADVEAVEKQGRALGMAPNTSDAHTINGKPGPLFPCSDKHTYALQVQWGKTYLLRIINAAVNDELFFSIAGHTMTVVEIDATYTKPLLASTIQLSPGQTTNVLVRADQRPGRYFMAAKPFNDAAVPADNKTATAILQYAGVPASVLPAPPRLMPETNGTGFVAAFHDRLRSLNSARYPAAVPLAVDRRLLYAIGLNIDPCASCPKGSRLAASLNNITFVMPRVALLQAHYGGLKGVFAADFPDRPPARFNYTGAPLTAGLGTSLGTRLSRVAYNASVELVLQDTNLLSVESHPFHLHGYNFFVVGRGVGNFDPAKDPAKYNLVDPPERNTVGVPAGGWTAIRFRADNPGVWFLHCHLEVHTSWGLKMAFLVEDGDGPDESVLPPPKDLPKC